DNA from Sphingomonas sp. R1:
ACCCAGTATCGTCGGACATTGCCCGCGGCCCTGCTCGGCCACGGAAGGATGCACCTTGTCCGCCTCCCGGGAGGCGGAACATCGACGCGTATCCCGGCGCGATACGCCGCCCGCAGCGATGCCGCTTGCGGGAATGGACGTCCGTGCCCGGCTGCCGGCACCGAAGAACAAAAACAAGAACGAGAACAACGAGAAAACAACAGGTCAGGTCAGGAGCGAACAAGCGTCAACCATCAGCCTCGGGGGGCATGATCGAATGCAATTACGCGAAACGGTATCGTTCACGGCAATGGCCATTACCCTGGCGCTCGCCGCCACGCCGGCCTGTGCACAGGACAGCGCGGCGCCGGCACAGGACGGCGGCGACATCATCGTCACCGGCACCCGCGTGACGGGTCTCCGCGCCGCCGACAGCCCGGCGCCCATCCAGCTTCTGAGCGCCGCGGAACTGTCGCGTACCGGCCAGCCGGACCTGATCCAGGCCCTCGCCCAGAACCTGCCCAGCGTGCAGGCCCAAGCCTTCGGCAGCGATCTCCAGGCCCACAATCTGCAGATGAAGCTGCGCGGCCTGAGCCCCAACCACACGCTCGTCCTGCTCAACGGCAAGCGCCGGCACGGCACCGCCAACGTATCCGTAGCAGGTGGCCCCTATGGCGGCAGCGCCGCACCCGACATCAGCTTCATCCTGCCGGATTCGATCGATCACATCGAGGTGCTGCAGGACGGTGCCGCCGCACAATACGGCACCGATGCGATCGCCGGCGTGATCAACATCATCCAGAAGAAGGCCGATCACGGCGGCGTGATCAACGCGACGGGCGGGCGCTATTACGACGAGGGGGGCAAGACCTATGCGGTGTCCGCCAATGTAGGCTTCGCGCCGATCGAGAACGCCTATGTCAACCTGACGGTCGAAAAGAAGAAGAAGGGATTCAGCTTCCGCGGCGATATCAATCCGCAGGTCTATGGCAACAACGCCACGGCCATCCGCTATCTGTCGCTCTACCCGGCGATCCGCTCGCTCTCCAGCTATCCCTATACCAACCGGATCCTGGGCGATCCGGAGATCAACCAGACCTCGGTAATGGCCAATGCCGGCTATGATTTCGGCGGCGGCTTCGAGCTTTACGGGTTTGGCAGCTACGGTCACAAATACGCGCGCGCCTATGAGAATGTCCGCACGCCGGACGTGATCGTCAGCGCAGCCGGTGTCCCCTTCTATCCAGGTGGATTCCAGCCGCTGGAGGCGGTGCGCGAGACCGACTACGCGATGACCGCGGGCTTCCGAGGACCGCTCGGCGCCGGCACGTTCGACATCGCCTCCACCTATGGCGACGATTTCGTCGGCGTCTATGTCGAGCGATCCGGCAACGCCCAGCTGTATCGCGCCACCGGCTTCACCCCCACCGAGTTCCACAATGGCGACTTCAAGGCGAGCCAGTGGAGCAACACGCTCGATCTGACCTACCCGATCGAGCTCGGCCTGAGCGAGCCCGCCACGCTCGCCGGCGGCCTGGAGTGGCGACGCGAGACCTATGGCATCGTCGCCGGCGACCCGGCCTCCTATTACGGCGGGGGCGCCCAGTCCTTCTTCGGCTACAGCCCCAACGACGCGGGCAACCACCACCGGACCGATTTCTCGCAATATCTCGACCTCAGCATCCGCCCGACCAGCGCCTGGCTGGTCGACGGCGCGGTGCGGCACGAACATTACAGCGATTTTGGCGGCACCACCGTCTTCAAGCTGACCAGCCGCTACGACCTCTCCAGCGCCTTCGCGGTGCGCGGCACCGTCTCCACCGGCTTCCGCGCGCCGACGCTCGCGGAAGGCTTTTACTCGGGCATCAACGTGGCTCCCAGCGGCATTTCGGGCGTGCTGCCGGCCAACTCGGCCGCCGGCGCGGCGCTTGGTTTCGGCGGCCTGAAGCCGGAGAAATCGACCAACTTCAGCGCCGGCTTCGTCTTCCATCCCGCCAAGCGCCTGAGCGTGACGGTCGACGGCTACTGGATCGACATCCGCGACCGCATCCTCATTTCCAGCTCGTTCTACGGTTTCCGCGGCCAATATTGCCCGCAAGGCTATAGCGGCTCCAATGCCAGCCGCTGCGTTGCCTACAATGCCGACAACTACCTGACTTACAACCAGCAATCGGTGTACAATGCGGTCGCCTCGGCGCTGGGCGGATCGATCCCCAGCTACGTCCTGACCGACGTCAACGGCGAGCGGAACATCGACGGCTCCGTCTCGGTGCAGACCTTCGTGAACGGTGCCAAGGTGCGCACTCGCGGCGTCGACTTCACCGCCAACTACGCCACCGACTTCGGCGACCTGAGCCATGTCGACTGGTCGCTGACCGCCAATTACAACGAGAACAAGGTACGCGGCGTCTCCGGCCTGCCCGCCGCCCTCTATGTGAACCGCACCGATCCCAGCCGCTCGGCGCTGATCGATCGCTACAGCCTGGTGCAGCTGGAGAACAGCACGCCCAAGTTCCGCGCGACCTTCGGGGCGTTCTGGACCCGCGGCATCCTCAGCCTGAACCTGCGCGAGAGCTATTATTCCCGCGTCTATGCGCTGGAATCGACGCCGGGCAACAGCCCGCT
Protein-coding regions in this window:
- a CDS encoding TonB-dependent receptor plug domain-containing protein — encoded protein: MAITLALAATPACAQDSAAPAQDGGDIIVTGTRVTGLRAADSPAPIQLLSAAELSRTGQPDLIQALAQNLPSVQAQAFGSDLQAHNLQMKLRGLSPNHTLVLLNGKRRHGTANVSVAGGPYGGSAAPDISFILPDSIDHIEVLQDGAAAQYGTDAIAGVINIIQKKADHGGVINATGGRYYDEGGKTYAVSANVGFAPIENAYVNLTVEKKKKGFSFRGDINPQVYGNNATAIRYLSLYPAIRSLSSYPYTNRILGDPEINQTSVMANAGYDFGGGFELYGFGSYGHKYARAYENVRTPDVIVSAAGVPFYPGGFQPLEAVRETDYAMTAGFRGPLGAGTFDIASTYGDDFVGVYVERSGNAQLYRATGFTPTEFHNGDFKASQWSNTLDLTYPIELGLSEPATLAGGLEWRRETYGIVAGDPASYYGGGAQSFFGYSPNDAGNHHRTDFSQYLDLSIRPTSAWLVDGAVRHEHYSDFGGTTVFKLTSRYDLSSAFAVRGTVSTGFRAPTLAEGFYSGINVAPSGISGVLPANSAAGAALGFGGLKPEKSTNFSAGFVFHPAKRLSVTVDGYWIDIRDRILISSSFYGFRGQYCPQGYSGSNASRCVAYNADNYLTYNQQSVYNAVASALGGSIPSYVLTDVNGERNIDGSVSVQTFVNGAKVRTRGVDFTANYATDFGDLSHVDWSLTANYNENKVRGVSGLPAALYVNRTDPSRSALIDRYSLVQLENSTPKFRATFGAFWTRGILSLNLRESYYSRVYALESTPGNSPLRGADTIVPVNAAFITDAELSVQVLKPIKLSIGANNLFNHYPTKRSAENIRDPQLLSGSRAYSSNLYPTISPYGINGGYYYGRISLKF